One genomic region from Pseudoduganella dura encodes:
- a CDS encoding S9 family peptidase yields MRTALSILALLAAGTASADRLTLDRIYSDPALAGNGVRALKVSPDGARVTFLRGRPDNQFQMDLWEFNLKDKSTRRLVDSKVLVAEENLSDAEKARRERERTAALKGIINYSWSPDGKRLLVPIAGNLYLIDVARPDAARLVASGNVTDPKISPKGKYVSFVRDQNLYVIDLATGQEKALTTDGKGTLHNGEAEFVAQEEMHQFTGYYWAPDDSAVAYRRYDEAQVPIARRFEIYPDRTEVIEQRYPAAGDKNVVVELRIVNPVTGETKNVDLGAEKDIYLVRADFSADAKKLLFQRQARDQKKLELVAVDTATLAQKVLVTETSKTWTDISDDLRFLSGGKGFIWSSDRTGRNHLYLYDMDGNVRHALTQGEWGIDNLLAVDEKAGKVYFSSNKDAVIDKQTYSVSLDGGNAGKPVRVTQADGWHDTTFARNGQLFVDTWSDPANPPQVSIRKPDGAILTWLEKNEVNAAHPYYRYKSDHLPVEYGTLPAKDGQTLYWSMIKPYRFDPAKKYPVYLSTYGGPTAQHVTRKWGDTFDMYMAQQGYVVFRLDNRGSGRRERAFSDAIYRNLGKVEVEDQLAGIDFLGKQGFVDAKRIGVYGWSYGGFMALRLLSQGSDRIAAGVSGAPVTDWALYDTHYTERFMDKPSENKEGYADSTVFAHVDGLKSNLLLIHGMADDNVLFTNTTKMIDALVNRGVQFELMTYPGAKHGVSDRKQRKHVQVNIDAFFRKHLKPETVQ; encoded by the coding sequence ATGCGCACCGCTCTCAGTATCCTGGCCCTGCTGGCCGCCGGCACGGCATCCGCCGACCGCCTGACCCTCGACCGCATCTACAGCGATCCCGCGCTTGCCGGCAACGGCGTGCGCGCGCTGAAGGTATCGCCGGACGGCGCCCGCGTGACGTTCCTGCGCGGCCGCCCGGACAACCAGTTCCAGATGGACCTGTGGGAGTTCAACCTGAAGGACAAGTCGACCCGCCGCCTGGTCGACTCGAAAGTGCTGGTCGCCGAGGAAAACCTGTCGGACGCCGAAAAGGCGCGCCGCGAGCGCGAACGCACCGCCGCGCTGAAAGGCATCATCAACTACAGCTGGTCGCCGGACGGCAAGCGGCTGCTGGTACCGATCGCCGGCAACCTGTACCTGATCGACGTAGCCAGGCCGGATGCGGCGCGCCTGGTCGCCTCGGGCAACGTGACCGATCCGAAGATCTCGCCGAAAGGCAAATACGTGTCGTTCGTGCGCGACCAGAACCTGTACGTGATCGACCTGGCCACCGGCCAGGAAAAGGCGCTGACGACCGATGGCAAGGGCACGCTGCACAACGGCGAAGCGGAGTTCGTGGCGCAGGAAGAAATGCACCAGTTCACCGGCTACTACTGGGCCCCGGACGATTCCGCGGTGGCCTACCGCCGCTACGACGAAGCGCAGGTGCCGATCGCGCGCCGCTTCGAGATCTATCCCGACCGCACCGAAGTGATCGAGCAGCGCTATCCGGCCGCCGGCGATAAAAACGTGGTCGTGGAACTGCGCATCGTCAACCCGGTCACCGGCGAAACGAAGAACGTGGACCTGGGCGCCGAGAAGGACATCTACCTGGTGCGCGCCGACTTTTCCGCCGATGCGAAAAAGCTGCTGTTCCAGCGCCAGGCGCGCGACCAGAAGAAGCTGGAACTGGTCGCCGTCGATACCGCCACGCTGGCGCAGAAGGTGCTCGTCACCGAAACGTCGAAGACGTGGACCGACATCAGCGACGACCTGCGCTTCCTGTCCGGCGGCAAGGGATTCATCTGGTCGTCCGACCGCACCGGCCGCAACCACCTGTACCTGTACGACATGGACGGCAACGTCAGGCATGCGCTGACGCAGGGCGAATGGGGTATCGACAACCTGCTGGCCGTCGACGAGAAGGCGGGCAAGGTGTACTTCTCGTCCAACAAGGACGCGGTGATCGACAAGCAGACCTATTCCGTGTCGCTCGACGGCGGCAATGCCGGCAAGCCGGTACGCGTGACGCAGGCCGACGGCTGGCACGACACCACGTTCGCGCGCAACGGCCAGCTGTTCGTGGACACCTGGTCGGACCCGGCCAACCCGCCGCAGGTATCGATCCGCAAGCCGGATGGCGCGATCCTCACGTGGCTGGAAAAGAACGAGGTCAACGCCGCGCACCCGTACTACAGGTACAAGTCCGATCACCTGCCGGTGGAATACGGCACGCTGCCGGCGAAGGACGGGCAAACGCTGTACTGGTCGATGATCAAGCCATACCGCTTCGATCCGGCGAAGAAATATCCGGTGTACCTGTCCACCTACGGCGGCCCGACCGCGCAGCACGTCACGCGCAAGTGGGGCGACACGTTCGACATGTACATGGCGCAGCAGGGCTATGTGGTGTTCCGCCTGGATAACCGCGGTTCCGGCCGCCGCGAGCGCGCGTTTTCCGATGCGATCTACCGCAACCTGGGCAAGGTGGAAGTGGAAGACCAGCTGGCCGGCATCGACTTCCTGGGCAAGCAGGGCTTCGTGGATGCGAAGCGCATCGGCGTGTATGGCTGGAGCTATGGCGGCTTCATGGCGTTGCGCCTGCTTTCCCAGGGATCGGACAGGATCGCCGCCGGCGTTTCCGGCGCGCCGGTCACCGACTGGGCGCTGTACGACACGCACTACACCGAACGCTTCATGGACAAGCCATCCGAGAACAAGGAAGGCTACGCCGACAGCACCGTGTTCGCGCATGTGGACGGGCTGAAATCGAACCTGCTGCTGATCCACGGCATGGCGGACGACAACGTGCTGTTCACCAACACCACGAAGATGATCGACGCCCTCGTCAACCGCGGCGTGCAGTTCGAACTGATGACCTACCCGGGCGCCAAGCACGGCGTATCGGACCGCAAGCAGCGCAAGCACGTGCAGGTCAATATCGATGCGTTCTTCCGCAAGCACCTGAAGCCGGAGACGGTGCAGTAA
- a CDS encoding CsbD family protein, whose translation MNSDQIKGKAKEIGGKIQQEAGELVGSSKQQAKGVANQVEGKVQKKVGDAREAVEDAVDDAKVVNRGNRQGL comes from the coding sequence ATGAACAGCGATCAAATCAAAGGCAAGGCAAAGGAAATCGGCGGCAAGATCCAGCAGGAAGCCGGTGAGCTGGTTGGCAGCTCGAAGCAGCAGGCCAAGGGCGTGGCAAACCAGGTAGAAGGCAAGGTCCAGAAAAAAGTGGGCGATGCCCGCGAAGCTGTCGAAGACGCAGTCGACGATGCCAAGGTCGTGAACCGCGGCAACCGCCAGGGTCTGTAA
- a CDS encoding M13 family metallopeptidase: MQAFRVLRRPPRTSTLAVALCAALAFTNAHAQQPTAAPDRQQAAAAAVLPGDDFYAFANGQWLAATEIPADRSSWGAGNALVEETNQRILQLIEAAGRQPGASDAKRVATYYSALMDEAGIEARGTAPLKPVLDKIAAIRDKAGLTRALGASLRADVDPLNATDFNTENLFGVWIAQGFTDPDNYVPYLLQGGLGMPDRAFYLEENERMSRLRTAYQAHIAAMLKLAGFSEPEERAARVFELERKLAQAHGAREESSDMQKANNQWDAREFAARAPGLDWKAFFASAGLGKQKKFIVYHPRAIIGAAALVAEMPVQTWKDWLAFHTVNQYGGTLPKAFVDQRFEFYGRTLSGTPELSARWKRSLVWLNEAMPEAVGKMYVDKYFPPAAKVKVEQMVTNIVDAFHARIDRLDWMAPTTKREAHAKLKALYVGVGYPEKWTSYDGLEVKPDDAFGNAYRADQFRYRLKLARLGTKVDPKEWSMPPQLVNAVNMPMQNALNFPAAILQPPFFDPNGSDAVNYGAIGSVIGHEISHSFDNIGAEFDSKGRLRDWWTKADSEHFAKATQSLVAQYSAYEAFPDLKLNGQLTLAENLADLAGLAAALDAYHASQGAKAGLETDRQFFMGYAQAWRTKPREAALRNQVTTDEHAPAQWRTYTVRNIDDWYKAFDVQPGQKLYLPPEARVRVW, translated from the coding sequence ATGCAAGCATTCCGCGTACTGCGCCGTCCGCCGCGGACGAGTACCCTCGCCGTGGCACTGTGCGCCGCGCTGGCGTTTACCAATGCCCATGCGCAGCAACCCACCGCGGCCCCGGACCGGCAGCAAGCCGCGGCGGCCGCCGTGCTGCCGGGCGACGATTTCTATGCGTTCGCCAACGGCCAATGGCTGGCCGCCACCGAGATCCCGGCCGACCGCAGCAGCTGGGGCGCCGGCAATGCGCTGGTCGAGGAAACCAACCAGCGCATCCTTCAGCTGATCGAGGCCGCCGGCCGTCAGCCGGGGGCGAGCGATGCGAAACGGGTCGCCACCTACTACAGCGCGCTCATGGATGAAGCCGGCATCGAGGCGCGTGGGACCGCGCCGCTGAAACCGGTGCTGGACAAGATCGCGGCGATCCGCGACAAGGCCGGCCTGACGCGGGCGCTGGGCGCCAGCCTGCGCGCCGATGTCGATCCGCTCAACGCCACCGATTTCAATACCGAGAACTTGTTCGGCGTGTGGATCGCCCAAGGCTTTACCGACCCCGACAATTACGTGCCCTACCTGCTGCAGGGCGGCCTCGGCATGCCGGACCGGGCGTTCTACCTGGAAGAAAACGAGCGGATGAGCCGCCTGCGCACGGCTTACCAGGCGCACATTGCCGCGATGCTGAAACTGGCAGGGTTTTCCGAGCCGGAAGAGCGGGCGGCCCGCGTGTTCGAGCTGGAACGCAAGCTAGCGCAGGCGCATGGCGCGCGCGAAGAATCGTCCGATATGCAAAAGGCGAACAATCAATGGGACGCCAGGGAGTTCGCGGCCAGGGCCCCGGGCCTCGACTGGAAGGCATTCTTCGCCAGCGCCGGCCTGGGCAAGCAAAAGAAATTCATCGTCTATCATCCTCGCGCAATCATCGGCGCCGCCGCGCTCGTGGCCGAGATGCCGGTGCAGACATGGAAGGACTGGCTCGCCTTCCACACTGTCAACCAGTATGGCGGTACGCTGCCGAAGGCGTTCGTGGACCAGCGCTTCGAGTTCTATGGCCGCACGCTGAGCGGCACGCCGGAACTGTCGGCGCGCTGGAAGCGCAGCCTGGTGTGGCTCAACGAGGCGATGCCGGAAGCGGTGGGCAAGATGTATGTCGATAAGTATTTCCCGCCGGCAGCCAAAGTCAAGGTGGAGCAGATGGTCACCAACATCGTCGACGCCTTCCACGCGCGGATCGACCGGCTCGACTGGATGGCGCCGACCACCAAGCGTGAAGCGCATGCCAAGCTGAAGGCGCTGTACGTGGGCGTGGGTTACCCGGAAAAATGGACGTCCTACGATGGCCTGGAGGTGAAGCCGGACGATGCGTTCGGCAATGCGTACCGTGCCGACCAGTTCCGCTACCGGCTCAAGCTGGCCAGGCTGGGCACGAAGGTCGATCCGAAGGAGTGGTCGATGCCGCCGCAGCTCGTCAATGCCGTCAACATGCCGATGCAGAATGCGCTTAATTTCCCGGCCGCGATCCTGCAACCGCCGTTCTTCGATCCGAACGGCAGCGACGCGGTGAACTATGGCGCCATCGGCTCCGTGATCGGCCACGAGATCAGCCACAGTTTCGACAACATCGGCGCCGAATTCGATTCGAAGGGCCGCCTGCGCGACTGGTGGACCAAAGCGGATAGCGAGCACTTCGCCAAGGCCACACAGTCGCTGGTGGCGCAGTACTCGGCCTACGAGGCTTTCCCGGACCTGAAACTGAACGGCCAGCTCACGCTGGCGGAGAACCTGGCCGACCTGGCCGGCCTGGCGGCCGCGCTGGATGCCTACCATGCGTCGCAGGGCGCCAAGGCCGGCCTCGAGACGGACCGGCAGTTCTTCATGGGCTACGCGCAGGCATGGCGCACGAAGCCGCGCGAGGCCGCGCTGCGCAACCAGGTCACTACCGACGAGCATGCGCCGGCCCAGTGGCGCACCTATACCGTGCGCAATATCGACGACTGGTACAAGGCGTTCGACGTGCAGCCCGGCCAGAAGCTGTACCTGCCGCCGGAGGCGCGCGTACGGGTCTGGTAA
- a CDS encoding HDOD domain-containing protein, with the protein MTLEDLFDQATALPTAPKVVQELVASFDKASVSTEEIARLVALDPVLSAKLLRLANSAYYNLSRSIGTVEDAVLMLGFVAVRTLVISSGLVNGFKSVTGLDLGHFWRFSMRTAVAAKWIAKKTRDNGELAFTIGMMHAIGQLVIHASMPAKAAALDAIAAPLDGRRLAVEREALGFTYAAVGAELARRWQFPAVFSDAIAAFPAPLERGAVDRLAAIVHLAAWRARAMEEADSGQPTGDFPQDVADMLGLDADVIEEMPPLDELAAGLDEMMK; encoded by the coding sequence ATGACACTGGAGGATTTGTTCGATCAGGCCACCGCGCTGCCGACAGCGCCGAAGGTCGTCCAGGAACTGGTCGCCAGCTTCGACAAGGCATCCGTATCCACCGAGGAAATCGCCAGGCTGGTGGCGCTCGACCCGGTGTTGAGCGCCAAGCTGCTGCGCCTGGCGAACTCGGCCTATTACAACCTGTCGCGCAGCATCGGTACTGTCGAGGATGCCGTGCTGATGCTGGGTTTCGTGGCCGTGCGCACGCTCGTCATCAGTTCCGGGCTCGTCAACGGCTTCAAGTCGGTGACCGGGCTCGACCTTGGGCACTTCTGGCGCTTCAGCATGCGCACCGCCGTGGCGGCGAAGTGGATCGCCAAAAAGACCCGCGACAACGGCGAACTGGCGTTCACGATCGGCATGATGCACGCCATCGGCCAGCTCGTGATCCATGCATCGATGCCGGCCAAGGCGGCCGCACTGGACGCGATCGCGGCACCGCTCGACGGGCGGCGCCTTGCCGTGGAACGGGAAGCCCTGGGCTTTACCTATGCCGCCGTGGGCGCCGAACTGGCACGGCGCTGGCAGTTCCCCGCCGTGTTCTCGGATGCCATCGCCGCCTTCCCGGCCCCCCTCGAGCGCGGCGCGGTGGACCGGCTGGCGGCGATCGTCCACCTGGCGGCCTGGCGCGCCCGGGCGATGGAGGAAGCGGACAGTGGGCAGCCCACCGGGGATTTCCCGCAGGACGTGGCCGATATGCTGGGGCTGGACGCCGACGTCATCGAGGAAATGCCGCCGCTGGACGAGCTGGCCGCGGGCCTGGACGAGATGATGAAATAG
- a CDS encoding flagellar protein FliT has translation MTSTEVLSMYENIAGLTNKMVVAAQVGDWNTLDRLENGCAAQSVATLGGVPALEGNARQRKIDLLKQIMANDRAIRDVTEPWMGRLNG, from the coding sequence ATGACCTCGACCGAAGTCCTCTCGATGTACGAAAATATTGCCGGACTGACCAATAAAATGGTCGTGGCCGCGCAGGTCGGCGACTGGAACACGCTGGACCGCCTCGAGAACGGTTGCGCCGCGCAATCCGTGGCCACGCTGGGCGGCGTGCCGGCACTGGAAGGAAACGCCCGCCAGCGCAAGATCGACCTGCTGAAGCAGATCATGGCCAACGACCGCGCGATCCGCGACGTGACGGAACCGTGGATGGGCCGGCTCAACGGCTGA
- a CDS encoding type IV pilus assembly protein FimV yields the protein MSLLLRSSRLAVLALAAAGGTQAAELGDASVRSFAGQPLAADIELTDLTAQEMADLQVRLARPDVFQGASVKMNPALAGAAISIVRRDSRRVLHVTTSAPVQAEVLHLYFQLVSGGKERVRSVTLWLSPAPAVAPVVAAVPAPAPAVAANAPAAAAPAPSTVGRAGRPAVHRAGSDKVAGLVALASPGKEATGGEREMLDAVERAFSARGGKVALREEKKDASTPGRQEVRKEALKHASSADDFRRGAKPAKPAVAKNEPEKETATEQAKEAEPQGEKKVAARSILPSKADLAEAARATRASVEAGVSASKGAAGQEKLAAAPASVSPARPAAGQPATVQPATVQPAAAQADAAMLNKLAELEGKLKTLQAQLGISNTAGAARVAMPAAGKAEPAAPGAPKAAAPANAPAQMAGAAKPGAAAMAAAPAAATDGPAQAPAAPAVAHAAVQATAAADETVKPGAAQPGEPGGEQVTASAATTSAAVATVEEPKPKPEEKKAAEPPPPEPKKEIKISRPKLLTFLFAGSLVLLAIFGVIVHFIRKAKMRRSPIVRQSWSRDDDDAPARTEPTAGPVPAPGVAAPLKG from the coding sequence ATGTCGCTCCTGCTACGTTCTTCCCGCCTGGCCGTGCTGGCGCTGGCCGCCGCCGGCGGTACCCAAGCCGCCGAACTCGGCGACGCCTCGGTGCGTTCTTTCGCCGGCCAGCCGCTGGCCGCCGATATCGAACTGACCGACCTGACCGCCCAGGAGATGGCGGACCTGCAGGTACGCCTGGCACGACCGGACGTGTTCCAGGGGGCCAGCGTGAAGATGAACCCGGCGCTGGCGGGGGCCGCGATCTCGATCGTCCGGCGCGACAGCCGCCGTGTGCTGCACGTGACGACGAGCGCGCCGGTGCAGGCCGAGGTGCTGCACCTGTACTTCCAGCTGGTCTCGGGCGGCAAGGAACGTGTACGGAGCGTTACGCTGTGGCTGTCGCCCGCGCCCGCCGTTGCACCTGTTGTTGCAGCCGTTCCGGCGCCTGCGCCTGCCGTGGCCGCCAATGCGCCGGCGGCGGCCGCGCCGGCCCCGTCCACCGTCGGGCGTGCCGGCAGGCCGGCTGTGCATCGCGCCGGCAGCGACAAGGTCGCGGGCCTGGTGGCGCTGGCGTCGCCCGGCAAGGAAGCGACCGGCGGCGAGAGGGAAATGCTCGACGCCGTCGAACGGGCTTTCAGTGCGCGCGGCGGCAAGGTCGCGCTGCGCGAGGAAAAGAAGGATGCATCCACGCCAGGCCGGCAGGAGGTACGCAAGGAGGCCCTGAAGCACGCATCCTCCGCCGACGATTTCAGGCGTGGGGCGAAGCCCGCGAAGCCGGCCGTGGCGAAGAACGAACCGGAGAAGGAAACGGCAACGGAGCAGGCAAAGGAAGCGGAACCGCAAGGCGAGAAAAAGGTCGCGGCGCGGTCGATCCTGCCATCGAAGGCCGACCTGGCCGAGGCGGCACGCGCCACGCGGGCCAGCGTGGAAGCGGGAGTCAGCGCGAGCAAGGGCGCAGCAGGGCAGGAAAAGCTCGCCGCGGCACCGGCATCCGTTTCGCCGGCCAGGCCGGCCGCGGGCCAACCTGCCACTGTTCAACCAGCTACCGTTCAACCTGCCGCGGCCCAGGCCGATGCCGCGATGCTGAACAAGCTGGCCGAGCTGGAAGGCAAGCTGAAGACCCTGCAGGCGCAATTGGGGATATCGAACACGGCCGGTGCGGCACGCGTGGCCATGCCCGCCGCGGGCAAGGCGGAGCCGGCGGCTCCCGGGGCACCGAAGGCCGCCGCACCGGCCAACGCGCCGGCGCAGATGGCCGGGGCAGCCAAGCCTGGTGCCGCGGCAATGGCGGCGGCACCAGCAGCAGCGACAGACGGACCGGCACAGGCTCCGGCAGCGCCAGCCGTTGCCCACGCTGCGGTCCAGGCCACGGCGGCAGCGGACGAAACCGTCAAACCCGGTGCTGCGCAACCTGGGGAACCCGGCGGCGAACAGGTAACGGCCAGCGCCGCGACCACCAGCGCGGCGGTGGCCACCGTCGAGGAACCCAAACCGAAGCCGGAGGAAAAAAAGGCGGCCGAACCGCCACCCCCGGAACCGAAGAAGGAAATCAAGATCTCCCGCCCGAAGCTGCTCACGTTCCTGTTCGCCGGCAGCCTCGTGCTGCTGGCGATCTTCGGCGTCATCGTCCACTTCATCCGCAAGGCAAAAATGCGGCGCAGTCCGATCGTGCGGCAAAGCTGGAGCCGCGACGACGACGATGCGCCGGCGCGCACCGAACCCACCGCCGGCCCGGTGCCGGCCCCGGGGGTGGCCGCGCCGCTGAAAGGCTGA
- the fumC gene encoding class II fumarate hydratase, whose amino-acid sequence MDYRTERDSFGPIDVPAQQLWGAQTQRSLHHFHISTEKMAPELVAALANVKRAAARVNVELGVLDAAKADAIVRAADEVLEGRHAGEFPLSVWQTGSGTQSNMNMNEVLANRGSELLGGVRGEERRLHPNDDVNKGQSSNDIFPTAMHVAAGVALATDVLPALRQLRATLAGKSQAFADIVKIGRTHLQDATPLTLGQEFSGYVAQLDLAERTIEHALPAVLQLAAGGTAVGTGLNSHPEYAPRIAAELAARLQLPFKSADNKFAALAGHEALVAAHGALKTLAAGLFKIANDVRWMASGPRSGLGEITIPENEPGSSIMPGKVNPTQCEALTMLCAQVFGNDVAITFGGASGNFELNVYKPLIAHNFLQSARLLADGMRSFDEHCARGIEPNRARIGELMERSLMLVTALAPHIGYDRAAQIAKHAQHEGTTLKEAALALGFVTAEQFDEWIVPLAMTQPGARG is encoded by the coding sequence ATGGACTACAGAACCGAGCGTGACAGTTTTGGACCGATCGACGTGCCGGCACAGCAACTGTGGGGCGCGCAAACGCAGCGTTCGCTGCATCACTTCCACATCTCCACCGAAAAGATGGCGCCCGAACTGGTCGCTGCGCTCGCCAACGTCAAGCGCGCGGCCGCCAGGGTCAACGTCGAGCTGGGCGTGCTCGATGCCGCGAAGGCCGATGCGATCGTGCGCGCCGCGGACGAAGTGCTGGAAGGCCGGCACGCGGGCGAGTTCCCGCTGTCGGTGTGGCAGACGGGTTCCGGCACCCAGTCGAACATGAACATGAACGAAGTGCTGGCCAACCGCGGCTCCGAGCTGCTGGGCGGCGTGCGCGGCGAGGAGCGGCGGCTGCACCCGAACGACGATGTCAACAAGGGCCAGTCCTCGAACGACATCTTCCCCACCGCGATGCACGTGGCGGCCGGCGTGGCGCTGGCCACCGACGTGCTGCCGGCACTGCGCCAGCTGCGTGCCACGCTGGCCGGCAAGTCGCAGGCGTTCGCCGATATCGTGAAGATCGGCCGCACGCACCTGCAGGATGCCACGCCGCTGACGCTGGGCCAGGAGTTCTCCGGCTACGTGGCCCAGCTCGACCTTGCGGAGCGCACCATCGAACACGCGCTGCCGGCGGTGCTGCAGCTGGCCGCCGGCGGCACCGCGGTCGGTACCGGATTGAACTCCCATCCGGAATACGCGCCGCGCATCGCCGCCGAGCTGGCCGCGCGGCTGCAGCTGCCGTTCAAGAGCGCGGACAACAAGTTCGCCGCGCTGGCCGGCCACGAGGCGCTGGTGGCCGCGCATGGCGCGCTGAAAACGCTGGCGGCGGGCCTGTTCAAGATCGCCAACGACGTGCGCTGGATGGCCTCCGGCCCCCGTTCGGGCCTGGGCGAGATCACGATCCCGGAAAACGAGCCGGGCAGCTCGATCATGCCGGGCAAGGTCAATCCCACGCAGTGCGAGGCGCTCACGATGCTGTGCGCGCAGGTGTTCGGCAACGACGTGGCGATCACCTTCGGCGGCGCTTCCGGCAATTTCGAGCTGAACGTGTACAAACCGCTGATCGCGCACAACTTCCTGCAGAGCGCGCGCCTGCTGGCGGACGGCATGCGCAGCTTCGACGAGCACTGCGCCCGAGGCATCGAACCGAACCGGGCCCGGATCGGCGAGCTGATGGAACGGTCGCTGATGCTGGTGACGGCGCTCGCCCCTCACATCGGGTATGATCGCGCCGCGCAAATCGCCAAGCACGCCCAGCACGAAGGCACCACGCTGAAGGAGGCGGCGCTGGCGCTGGGCTTCGTGACGGCCGAACAGTTCGACGAGTGGATCGTGCCGCTGGCGATGACGCAGCCGGGCGCCAGGGGCTGA
- a CDS encoding RNA-binding S4 domain-containing protein → MEKVDFELTSEFIELNQLLKLVGLCDSGGAGKQIVASGEVRVDGKQELRKTAKIRAGQKVSIGDVRIAVLGQKGAGGA, encoded by the coding sequence ATGGAAAAAGTAGATTTTGAGTTAACGTCGGAATTCATCGAACTGAACCAGTTACTGAAGCTTGTCGGCCTGTGCGACAGCGGCGGTGCCGGCAAGCAGATCGTGGCCAGCGGCGAAGTACGGGTGGACGGCAAGCAGGAATTGCGCAAGACCGCCAAGATTCGCGCCGGCCAGAAGGTCTCCATCGGCGACGTGCGCATCGCCGTGCTGGGTCAGAAAGGTGCCGGCGGGGCTTAA
- a CDS encoding DUF883 family protein, translating to MQQRLIGDLQQVIDTAEDLLHCTDGARDGAYRAAREKLAHALAVANEELQRFEDTQIERMIAATHEASLRHNDCTGEARLFRAFH from the coding sequence GTGCAACAGCGCCTGATCGGCGATCTGCAGCAGGTAATCGACACCGCGGAAGACCTGCTCCACTGCACCGATGGCGCGCGCGATGGCGCCTATCGCGCTGCCCGTGAAAAGCTGGCCCACGCGCTGGCCGTGGCGAACGAGGAGCTGCAACGCTTCGAAGATACCCAGATCGAGCGCATGATCGCCGCCACGCACGAGGCCAGCCTTCGCCATAACGATTGCACCGGCGAAGCACGGCTGTTCCGCGCCTTCCATTGA